A single genomic interval of Prunus dulcis chromosome 5, ALMONDv2, whole genome shotgun sequence harbors:
- the LOC117627140 gene encoding scarecrow-like protein 28: protein MLAGCSSSTLLSPRHRLRSEAAAQLQACHFQLPAMSTQRLDLPCSFPRKDTSRSQPIRPVGLSVEKSIDSKTSSCSLKQSIRLPPLATSGPLTSAAQTAAFVEARKEVNDQFWEKKRGKSLKRFAEQGSEDDDESCINRAKRKKGCFDNGKGDEGGDGLSLGQLGAGNFWFQPDFHVPRSVQSITTGLDPPPELPFSLTCSGDEERVCYVPAEAISQPLPLSNNPWLDSIVTEITDLGEKDAETRRGLGREASAAASSASSDSQSLGLRLNESASEHEAGNGSRDPYIPHGGAGVEAEDDDDDESEGEHQGFELVSLLTACVEAIGLKNIAAINHFIAKLGELASPRGTTISRLTAYYTEALALRVTRLWPHVFQITPPREFDRGDDDSGIALRLLNQVSPIPKFLHFTSNEILLRAFEGKDRVHIIDFDIKQGLQWPSLFQSLASRANPPSHIRITGIGESKQELNETGDRLAGFAGALNLPFEFHPVVDRLEDVRLWMLHVKEQESVAVNCVFQLHKTLYDGTGGALRDFLGLIRSTNPTIVLMAEQEAEHNEPRLEARVSNSLKHYSAIFDLISSSLPLESQARIKVEEMFAREIRNIIACEGSDRLERHESFEKWRKRMEQGGFRCMGITEREMLQSQFLLKMYAGENYNVKKQGQDGAAALTLGWMDQPLYTVSAWAPVDVAGSSSSFSQPS, encoded by the coding sequence ATGTTGGCTGGGTGTTCTAGTTCCACATTGTTATCACCAAGGCATAGATTGAGAAGTGAAGCAGCAGCACAGTTACAAGCTTGCCATTTCCAGTTACCAGCAATGAGCACACAGAGATTGGACTTACCATGCAGCTTTCCTCGGAAAGACACCTCTAGGTCACAACCCATTAGGCCTGTGGGGCTTTCGGTGGAGAAATCAATCGATTCGAAGACCAGCAGTTGTTCTCTGAAGCAGAGCATCAGGCTGCCTCCTCTGGCTACCAGCGGTCCTCTGACAAGTGCAGCTCAGACGGCGGCGTTTGTGGAGGCGAGAAAGGAGGTTAATGATCAGTTTTGGGAGAAGAAAAGAGGTAAGAGCTTGAAGAGGTTTGCAGAGCAGGGCTCagaggatgatgatgagtCTTGTATAAACagagcaaagagaaaaaagggtTGCTTTGATAATGGCAAAGGGGATGAAGGTGGTGATGGTTTGAGTTTAGGCCAATTGGGTGCTGGGAATTTTTGGTTTCAGCCTGATTTCCATGTGCCTCGGTCAGTTCAGTCAATCACCACAGGCCTTGATCCTCCTCCTGAACTTCCATTCTCTTTGACATGCTCAGGAGATGAAGAGAGGGTTTGTTATGTTCCAGCTGAAGCCATTTCACAGCCTTTGCCATTGTCAAACAATCCTTGGTTGGATTCAATTGTGACTGAGATCACTGACCTTGGCGAGAAGGACGCCGAAACTAGGCGTGGACTGGGAAGGGAAGCATCAGCAGCAGCATCGAGCGCTTCGTCGGATAGCCAAAGCTTGGGTTTGAGGCTAAATGAGAGTGCCTCTGAACATGAAGCTGGTAATGGGTCTAGAGATCCTTATATCCCACATGGAGGTGCAGGGGTTGAGGcagaggatgatgatgatgatgaaagtGAAGGAGAGCACCAGGGTTTTGAGCTTGTTAGCTTGCTTACGGCTTGTGTGGAGGCAATTGGGTTGAAGAACATTGCAGCAATTAACCATTTCATAGCTAAGTTGGGGGAACTTGCTTCTCCAAGAGGAACCACCATAAGCCGGCTTACGGCCTATTACACTGAAGCTTTAGCTCTGAGAGTCACTAGGCTTTGGCCACATGTGTTTCAGATCACTCCTCCTAGAGAGTTTGATAGAGGAGATGATGACTCTGGCATTGCACTGAGGCTTCTAAACCAGGTTAGCCCAATTCcaaagtttcttcattttacCTCAAATGAGATACTGCTGAGAGCTTTTGAAGGGAAGGACAGGGTTCACATCATAGATTTCGACATCAAGCAAGGGCTGCAGTGGCCTAGTTTGTTCCAGAGTTTAGCTTCTAGGGCCAATCCACCAAGCCACATTAGGATCACTGGTATAGGGGAGTCGAAGCAAGAGCTCAACGAGACAGGAGATAGGCTTGCTGGATTTGCTGGGGCATTGAACCTGCCCTTCGAGTTCCACCCCGTTGTGGACAGGTTGGAAGATGTGAGGCTTTGGATGCTTCATGTGAAGGAGCAAGAAAGTGTGGCAGTGAATTGTGTTTTCCAACTGCACAAGACTCTTTATGACGGGACTGGAGGAGCTCTGAGAGATTTTTTGGGACTCATCCGAAGCACAAACCCGACAATAGTCCTCATGGCAGAGCAAGAGGCTGAGCACAATGAGCCTAGGCTGGAGGCAAGAGTCTCCAACTCATTGAAGCACTACTCTGCCATATTTGACTTGATTAGTTCTAGCCTTCCTTTGGAGAGCCAGGCCAGGATCAAAGTGGAGGAGATGTTTGCACGCGAAATCAGGAACATCATTGCTTGCGAAGGAAGCGATAGGTTGGAGAGGCACGAGAGCTTTGAGAAGTGGAGGAAGCGGATGGAGCAAGGAGGGTTTCGATGCATGGGGATAACGGAGAGGGAAATGCTTCAGAGCCAGTTTCTGTTGAAGATGTATGCTGGTGAGAATTACAATGTGAAGAAGCAAGGACAAGATGGAGCAGCAGCACTTACTCTAGGTTGGATGGATCAGCCTCTATACACTGTTTCAGCATGGGCACCAGTTGATGTTGCAGGCAGCTCATCGTCATTTTCGCAACCAAGTTAA